Proteins encoded by one window of Conger conger chromosome 1, fConCon1.1, whole genome shotgun sequence:
- the scaf8 gene encoding SR-related and CTD-associated factor 8 isoform X1, producing the protein MEAVKAFNGELYSLNEYKPPISKAKMTQITKSAIKAIKFYKHVVQSVEKFIQKCKPEYKVPGLYVVDSIVRQSRHQFGQEKDVFAPRFSKNIIGTFQNLYRCPSDDKSKIVRVLNLWQKNNVFKSDIIQPLLDMAAGLPPPSLTPVTTSSTAPMNSTTPGTPTTPATPANMVQSLPDWASQISNTDTVAAVAQILQSPQGQQLQQLVQSLQLQQQKPQPSLLQALDAGLVVQLQALTAQLTAAATANTLNPLEQRVSSFNKLLLSQKLLGQFDFGGDSERTESSKKDAPPSQLPMVSDSLNSSIFHQLAEQLQQQNLEQFQKQFLEHQQQQQQQQQQQQQQQQQQQQQQQQQKAMSAEGQEAMFGSDSSATPSQSRAQQHQEVEDKMDDSIDNQQQDMDLDEGQDTVDEDMFEVEEKKTGSTRSRTRSRSRSRSPRKRRSRSRSGSRKRKHRKRSRSRSRERKRKSSRSYSSERRALEREKERQKKGLPPIRSKTLSVCSTTLWVGQVDKKATQQDLTNLFEEFGQIESINMIPPRGCAYISMVHRQDAYRARRKLSSGSYKIGSKVIKIAWALNIGVKQEYKQCWDVDLGVTYIPWEKVKLDDLDGFVDGGMIDQETVNSEWEAARNAEPPKEAPSQPAAAEPSSLSSTQTEAFTQPVTMMPVQIPVAQGVPAVGLIPPSHPTFTMAMPPPGFGPPPPFLRAGFNASQPPPGFMPPSVVPQTSVGSAVPSVPTSLMQSSMSGTQETPKSSPFGAMIPPVSTIPGSFIPQAVFNPVGAQPQLPAENKAAQSADGLDTPGEITLQGMQNAVRSGMGLLGMHPSASLTHPLHHPNLGGQRMPGLLPLEARPSLLQGAGSRFPLLMANRLVHPANSLTPSPALNPAQPAPPRAPGPASFPEPDQFGRAQGVFGQPPVQPPDGPAQPKDRSPAGGNGIQQEKDQDYRFPPPEKQGLLPTPPPENRQIREGPQGDGGEGQGRKEPLSGFKHESRWGPPRGDFDERDLRGVPTGGPKGFQDERQGPRANFPNRFENRGGGGGGGGGSGGGGGGGGGGGGGGGPAWSRGGRAGEADMHQDFDDRRRTWDRQRDRDDRDFDFRREMNGSRHGRERERDRERDRDRGRERNRERERERDWDRDRDRERDQGRDRNRQAWAPPVPAPAPAPAPAPAPAPAPAPAPAPVQAPAQAPAPVPVPVPVPVPAPTPVPAQAPAPAPAPAPVPVPVPTQTPTPAPAPAPVPTPTLKPQAPSVPEKSANDQEQENPQCVNGAGSNSTPSAPEPPEVTSGPEEPRNNLEKHASPKDVSNEQSVPKEDAETQPVVEKTETEGTLSSLSR; encoded by the exons TTCTACAAGCATGTTGTGCAGAGCGTGGAGAAGTTCATTCAGAAA TGCAAACCAGAGTACAAGGTCCCGGGGCTGTACGTCGTCGACTCAATCGTGCGACAGTCGCGGCACCAGTTCGGCCAGGAGAAGGACGTGTTCGCCCCGCGCTTCAGCAAGAACATCATCGGCACCTTCCAGAACCTTTACCGCTGCCCTTCCGACGACAAG AGCAAAATCGTGAGGGTCCTCAATCTGTGGCAGAAGAATAACGTCTTCAAGAGCGACATCATCCAGCCCCTCCTTGACATGGCAGCAGGTCTACCGCCCCCCAGCCTGACCCCCGTCACCACCAGCAGCACGGCGCCCATGAACAGCACCACCCCCG GAACCCCAACGACCCCCGCCACCCCAGCCAACATGGTGCAAAGCCTGCCAGACTGGGCCTCCCAGATCTCCAACACGGACACCGTGGCAGCCGTGGCCCAGATCCTGCAGAGCCCTCAGGGCCAGCAG CTGCAGCAGCTGGTGCAGAGCCtgcagctccagcagcagaagcccCAGCCCTCGCTGTTGCAGGCGCTGGATGCTGGCCTCGTAGTCCAGCTGCAGGCCCTCACTGCCCAGCTCACTGCCGCCGCCACCGCCAACACACTCAACCCCCTGGAGCAGAGGGTGTCCTCCTTCAACAAG CTCCTCCTTTCCCAGAAGCTGTTGGGACAGTTTGATTTTGGGGGTGATTCTGAACGCACCGAGAGTTCCAAAAAGGACGCGCCGCCATCCCAACT gCCCATGGTCTCCGACTCCCTCAACAGTTCCATTTTCCACCAGCTGGcagagcagctgcagcagcagaacctGGAGCAGTTCCAGAAGCAGTTCCTGgaacaccagcagcagcagcaacaacaacaacaacagcagcagcagcagcagcagcaacaacagcaacagcagcagcaacagaag GCAATGTCTGCGGAGGGTCAGGAGGCAATGTTTGGTTCTGACAGCTCAGCCACGCCGTCTCAGAGCCGCGCCCAGCAGCACCAGGAGGTCGAGGACAAGATGGATGACTCCATCGACAACCAACAGCAG GACATGGATTTGGATGAAGGCCAGGACACGGTGGACGAGGACATGTTTGAGGTCGAGGAGAAGAAGACCGGAAGCACCAGGTCCAGAACGCGGTCCAGATCCCGCTCCAG GTCTCCCAGGAAACGGCGGTCACGGTCACGGTCAGGTTCACGGAAGCGCAAGCACCGGAAGCGCTCGCGCTCGCGATCGCGGGAGCGGAAAAGGAAGTCGTCGCGTTCGTACTCCAGTGAGCGGCGGGCTCTCGAGCGCGAGAAAGAGCGGCAGAAGAAAGGGCTGCCCCCCATCCGTTCCAAAACTCTGAGTG TTTGCAGCACAACTCTGTGGGTGGGACAGGTCGACAAGAAAGCCACACAGCAAGACCTCACCAACCTGTTTGAAGAATTTGGACAGATCGAATCCATCAAT ATGATCCCCCCGAGGGGCTGTGCATACATCAGCATGGTGCACAGACAAGACGCCTACCGCGCCCGGCGGAAACTCAGCAGCGGCTCCTACAAGATCGGCTCCAAAGTCATCAAG ATTGCCTGGGCCCTGAACATTGGGGTGAAGCAGGAGTACAAGCAGTGTTGGGATGTGGACTTGGGTGTGACTTACATCCCCTGGGAGAAGGTCAAGCTAGATGACCTGGATGGTTTTGTTGACGGGGGCATGATTGACCAGGAGACGGTCAACAGCG AGTGGGAAGCCGCGCGTAACGCAGAGCCACCCAAAGAGGCGCCCAGCCAGCCGGCCGCTGCTGAGCCCAGCAGCCTGAGCAGCACCCAGACTGAGGCCTTCACCCAACCCGTCACCATGATGCCTGTGCAG ATCCCAGTGGCACAAGGCGTCCCGGCCGTGGGGCTCATCCCACCGTCTCACCCAACGTTCACCATGGCGATGCCTCCACCTGGTTTCGGGCCTCCGCCGCCTTTCCTGCGAGCTGGTTTCAATGCCTCCCAGCCCCCTCCCG GTTTCATGCCACCTTCTGTAGTTCCTCAGACATCCGTGGGATCTGCTGTCCCCTCAGTACCAACAT CCCTGATGCAATCCTCCATGTCCGGGACGCAGGAGACCCCTAAAAGCTCGCCCTTCGGAGCAATGATCCCTCCCGTCAGCACCATTCCGGGGAGCTTCATCCCCCAGGCAGTCTTCAATCCCGTCGGGGCCCAGCCCCAGCTGCCTGCAGAGAATAAGGCGGCCCAGTCCGCGGACGGCTTGGACACCCCTGGGGAGATAACGTTGCAAG GGATGCAGAACGCCGTGCGGAGCGGGATGGGCTTGCTGGGGATGCACCCATCCGCGTCTCTGACCCACCCGCTGCACCACCCCAACCTCGGCGGCCAGAGGATGCCAGGCCTGCTTCCCCTGGAGGCCCGTCCCAGCCTGCTGCAGGGTGCCGGCAGCCGCTTCCCCCTCCTCATGGCCAACAGACTGGTGCACCCTGCCAACAGCCTGacccccagccccgccctgAACCCAGCCCAGCCAGCtcccccccgggcccccggcCCTGCCTCCTTCCCTGAACCTGACCAGTTCGGCAGAGCTCAGGGGGTGTTCGGGCAGCCCCCTGTCCAGCCCCCCGATGGCCCCGCCCAGCCCAAGGACCGGTCCCCTGCGGGAGGCAATGGCATCCAGCAGGAGAAGGACCAGGATTACCGCTTCCCGCCACCCGAAAAGCAGGGGCTGCTGCCGACCCCGCCACCAGAGAACAGACAGATCAGGGAAGGGCCCCAGGGGGACGGCGGGGAGGGTCAGGGCAGGAAGGAACCACTCAGCGGCTTCAAACACGAGAGCCGCTGGGGCCCACCTAGGGGGGATTTTGACGAGCGGGACCTGAGGGGTGTGCCTACTGGGGGCCCCAAAGGCTTTCAGGACGAGCGGCAGGGTCCCAGAGCGAACTTCCCAAATCGTTTTGAGAAtcgaggaggagggggagggggagggggtggatctggaggtggaggtgggggagggggcggaggaggaggagggggtggtcCTGCCTGGAGCCGCGGTGGTCGGGCAGGAGAGGCGGACATGCACCAGGACTTTGATGACCGGCGGCGGACCTGGGACCGTCAGAGGGACCGCGACGACCGGGACTTCGACTTTCGGCGGGAGATGAATGGCAGCCGCCACggccgggagagggagagggacagggagcgTGACCGTGACCGCGGGCGCGAGAGAAATCGCGAACGTGAGCGGGAACGTGATTGGGACCGTGACAGAGACCGCGAAAGGGATCAGGGACGTGACCGCAACCGCCAGGCCTGGGCGCCTCCTGTCCCAGCTCCGGCTCCGGCTCCGGCTCCGGCTCcggctccagctccagctccagctcctgcccctgcccctgtccaaGCTCCAGCCCAAGCTCCAGCCCCGGTACCAGTACCGGTACCGGTTCCagtccctgcccccaccccagtCCCTGCACAAGccccagctccagctccagccccagccccagtcccagtcccagtcccaacccaaaccccaaccccagctccagctccagctccagttCCCACTCCTACCCTCAAACCGCAAGCACCCTCTGTTCCTGAAAAGTCTGCCAACGACCAGGAGCAGGAGAATCCGCAGTGTGTGAACGGGGCAGGGTCGAATAGCACCCCATCGGCCCCTGAACCACCCGAGGTGACGTCTGGCCCCGAGGAGCCTCGGAACAATCTGGAAAAGCATGCCTCCCCTAAGGATGTAAGCAATGAACAAAGTGTACCGAAGGAGGATGCAGAAACGCAGCCTGTGGTAGAGAAAACAGAAACTGAGGGGACATTATCATCACTCAGTAGGTAA
- the scaf8 gene encoding SR-related and CTD-associated factor 8 isoform X2 yields the protein MEAVKAFNGELYSLNEYKPPISKAKMTQITKSAIKAIKFYKHVVQSVEKFIQKCKPEYKVPGLYVVDSIVRQSRHQFGQEKDVFAPRFSKNIIGTFQNLYRCPSDDKSKIVRVLNLWQKNNVFKSDIIQPLLDMAAGLPPPSLTPVTTSSTAPMNSTTPGTPTTPATPANMVQSLPDWASQISNTDTVAAVAQILQSPQGQQLQQLVQSLQLQQQKPQPSLLQALDAGLVVQLQALTAQLTAAATANTLNPLEQRVSSFNKKLLGQFDFGGDSERTESSKKDAPPSQLPMVSDSLNSSIFHQLAEQLQQQNLEQFQKQFLEHQQQQQQQQQQQQQQQQQQQQQQQQQKAMSAEGQEAMFGSDSSATPSQSRAQQHQEVEDKMDDSIDNQQQDMDLDEGQDTVDEDMFEVEEKKTGSTRSRTRSRSRSRSPRKRRSRSRSGSRKRKHRKRSRSRSRERKRKSSRSYSSERRALEREKERQKKGLPPIRSKTLSVCSTTLWVGQVDKKATQQDLTNLFEEFGQIESINMIPPRGCAYISMVHRQDAYRARRKLSSGSYKIGSKVIKIAWALNIGVKQEYKQCWDVDLGVTYIPWEKVKLDDLDGFVDGGMIDQETVNSEWEAARNAEPPKEAPSQPAAAEPSSLSSTQTEAFTQPVTMMPVQIPVAQGVPAVGLIPPSHPTFTMAMPPPGFGPPPPFLRAGFNASQPPPGFMPPSVVPQTSVGSAVPSVPTSLMQSSMSGTQETPKSSPFGAMIPPVSTIPGSFIPQAVFNPVGAQPQLPAENKAAQSADGLDTPGEITLQGMQNAVRSGMGLLGMHPSASLTHPLHHPNLGGQRMPGLLPLEARPSLLQGAGSRFPLLMANRLVHPANSLTPSPALNPAQPAPPRAPGPASFPEPDQFGRAQGVFGQPPVQPPDGPAQPKDRSPAGGNGIQQEKDQDYRFPPPEKQGLLPTPPPENRQIREGPQGDGGEGQGRKEPLSGFKHESRWGPPRGDFDERDLRGVPTGGPKGFQDERQGPRANFPNRFENRGGGGGGGGGSGGGGGGGGGGGGGGGPAWSRGGRAGEADMHQDFDDRRRTWDRQRDRDDRDFDFRREMNGSRHGRERERDRERDRDRGRERNRERERERDWDRDRDRERDQGRDRNRQAWAPPVPAPAPAPAPAPAPAPAPAPAPAPVQAPAQAPAPVPVPVPVPVPAPTPVPAQAPAPAPAPAPVPVPVPTQTPTPAPAPAPVPTPTLKPQAPSVPEKSANDQEQENPQCVNGAGSNSTPSAPEPPEVTSGPEEPRNNLEKHASPKDVSNEQSVPKEDAETQPVVEKTETEGTLSSLSR from the exons TTCTACAAGCATGTTGTGCAGAGCGTGGAGAAGTTCATTCAGAAA TGCAAACCAGAGTACAAGGTCCCGGGGCTGTACGTCGTCGACTCAATCGTGCGACAGTCGCGGCACCAGTTCGGCCAGGAGAAGGACGTGTTCGCCCCGCGCTTCAGCAAGAACATCATCGGCACCTTCCAGAACCTTTACCGCTGCCCTTCCGACGACAAG AGCAAAATCGTGAGGGTCCTCAATCTGTGGCAGAAGAATAACGTCTTCAAGAGCGACATCATCCAGCCCCTCCTTGACATGGCAGCAGGTCTACCGCCCCCCAGCCTGACCCCCGTCACCACCAGCAGCACGGCGCCCATGAACAGCACCACCCCCG GAACCCCAACGACCCCCGCCACCCCAGCCAACATGGTGCAAAGCCTGCCAGACTGGGCCTCCCAGATCTCCAACACGGACACCGTGGCAGCCGTGGCCCAGATCCTGCAGAGCCCTCAGGGCCAGCAG CTGCAGCAGCTGGTGCAGAGCCtgcagctccagcagcagaagcccCAGCCCTCGCTGTTGCAGGCGCTGGATGCTGGCCTCGTAGTCCAGCTGCAGGCCCTCACTGCCCAGCTCACTGCCGCCGCCACCGCCAACACACTCAACCCCCTGGAGCAGAGGGTGTCCTCCTTCAACAAG AAGCTGTTGGGACAGTTTGATTTTGGGGGTGATTCTGAACGCACCGAGAGTTCCAAAAAGGACGCGCCGCCATCCCAACT gCCCATGGTCTCCGACTCCCTCAACAGTTCCATTTTCCACCAGCTGGcagagcagctgcagcagcagaacctGGAGCAGTTCCAGAAGCAGTTCCTGgaacaccagcagcagcagcaacaacaacaacaacagcagcagcagcagcagcagcaacaacagcaacagcagcagcaacagaag GCAATGTCTGCGGAGGGTCAGGAGGCAATGTTTGGTTCTGACAGCTCAGCCACGCCGTCTCAGAGCCGCGCCCAGCAGCACCAGGAGGTCGAGGACAAGATGGATGACTCCATCGACAACCAACAGCAG GACATGGATTTGGATGAAGGCCAGGACACGGTGGACGAGGACATGTTTGAGGTCGAGGAGAAGAAGACCGGAAGCACCAGGTCCAGAACGCGGTCCAGATCCCGCTCCAG GTCTCCCAGGAAACGGCGGTCACGGTCACGGTCAGGTTCACGGAAGCGCAAGCACCGGAAGCGCTCGCGCTCGCGATCGCGGGAGCGGAAAAGGAAGTCGTCGCGTTCGTACTCCAGTGAGCGGCGGGCTCTCGAGCGCGAGAAAGAGCGGCAGAAGAAAGGGCTGCCCCCCATCCGTTCCAAAACTCTGAGTG TTTGCAGCACAACTCTGTGGGTGGGACAGGTCGACAAGAAAGCCACACAGCAAGACCTCACCAACCTGTTTGAAGAATTTGGACAGATCGAATCCATCAAT ATGATCCCCCCGAGGGGCTGTGCATACATCAGCATGGTGCACAGACAAGACGCCTACCGCGCCCGGCGGAAACTCAGCAGCGGCTCCTACAAGATCGGCTCCAAAGTCATCAAG ATTGCCTGGGCCCTGAACATTGGGGTGAAGCAGGAGTACAAGCAGTGTTGGGATGTGGACTTGGGTGTGACTTACATCCCCTGGGAGAAGGTCAAGCTAGATGACCTGGATGGTTTTGTTGACGGGGGCATGATTGACCAGGAGACGGTCAACAGCG AGTGGGAAGCCGCGCGTAACGCAGAGCCACCCAAAGAGGCGCCCAGCCAGCCGGCCGCTGCTGAGCCCAGCAGCCTGAGCAGCACCCAGACTGAGGCCTTCACCCAACCCGTCACCATGATGCCTGTGCAG ATCCCAGTGGCACAAGGCGTCCCGGCCGTGGGGCTCATCCCACCGTCTCACCCAACGTTCACCATGGCGATGCCTCCACCTGGTTTCGGGCCTCCGCCGCCTTTCCTGCGAGCTGGTTTCAATGCCTCCCAGCCCCCTCCCG GTTTCATGCCACCTTCTGTAGTTCCTCAGACATCCGTGGGATCTGCTGTCCCCTCAGTACCAACAT CCCTGATGCAATCCTCCATGTCCGGGACGCAGGAGACCCCTAAAAGCTCGCCCTTCGGAGCAATGATCCCTCCCGTCAGCACCATTCCGGGGAGCTTCATCCCCCAGGCAGTCTTCAATCCCGTCGGGGCCCAGCCCCAGCTGCCTGCAGAGAATAAGGCGGCCCAGTCCGCGGACGGCTTGGACACCCCTGGGGAGATAACGTTGCAAG GGATGCAGAACGCCGTGCGGAGCGGGATGGGCTTGCTGGGGATGCACCCATCCGCGTCTCTGACCCACCCGCTGCACCACCCCAACCTCGGCGGCCAGAGGATGCCAGGCCTGCTTCCCCTGGAGGCCCGTCCCAGCCTGCTGCAGGGTGCCGGCAGCCGCTTCCCCCTCCTCATGGCCAACAGACTGGTGCACCCTGCCAACAGCCTGacccccagccccgccctgAACCCAGCCCAGCCAGCtcccccccgggcccccggcCCTGCCTCCTTCCCTGAACCTGACCAGTTCGGCAGAGCTCAGGGGGTGTTCGGGCAGCCCCCTGTCCAGCCCCCCGATGGCCCCGCCCAGCCCAAGGACCGGTCCCCTGCGGGAGGCAATGGCATCCAGCAGGAGAAGGACCAGGATTACCGCTTCCCGCCACCCGAAAAGCAGGGGCTGCTGCCGACCCCGCCACCAGAGAACAGACAGATCAGGGAAGGGCCCCAGGGGGACGGCGGGGAGGGTCAGGGCAGGAAGGAACCACTCAGCGGCTTCAAACACGAGAGCCGCTGGGGCCCACCTAGGGGGGATTTTGACGAGCGGGACCTGAGGGGTGTGCCTACTGGGGGCCCCAAAGGCTTTCAGGACGAGCGGCAGGGTCCCAGAGCGAACTTCCCAAATCGTTTTGAGAAtcgaggaggagggggagggggagggggtggatctggaggtggaggtgggggagggggcggaggaggaggagggggtggtcCTGCCTGGAGCCGCGGTGGTCGGGCAGGAGAGGCGGACATGCACCAGGACTTTGATGACCGGCGGCGGACCTGGGACCGTCAGAGGGACCGCGACGACCGGGACTTCGACTTTCGGCGGGAGATGAATGGCAGCCGCCACggccgggagagggagagggacagggagcgTGACCGTGACCGCGGGCGCGAGAGAAATCGCGAACGTGAGCGGGAACGTGATTGGGACCGTGACAGAGACCGCGAAAGGGATCAGGGACGTGACCGCAACCGCCAGGCCTGGGCGCCTCCTGTCCCAGCTCCGGCTCCGGCTCCGGCTCCGGCTCcggctccagctccagctccagctcctgcccctgcccctgtccaaGCTCCAGCCCAAGCTCCAGCCCCGGTACCAGTACCGGTACCGGTTCCagtccctgcccccaccccagtCCCTGCACAAGccccagctccagctccagccccagccccagtcccagtcccagtcccaacccaaaccccaaccccagctccagctccagctccagttCCCACTCCTACCCTCAAACCGCAAGCACCCTCTGTTCCTGAAAAGTCTGCCAACGACCAGGAGCAGGAGAATCCGCAGTGTGTGAACGGGGCAGGGTCGAATAGCACCCCATCGGCCCCTGAACCACCCGAGGTGACGTCTGGCCCCGAGGAGCCTCGGAACAATCTGGAAAAGCATGCCTCCCCTAAGGATGTAAGCAATGAACAAAGTGTACCGAAGGAGGATGCAGAAACGCAGCCTGTGGTAGAGAAAACAGAAACTGAGGGGACATTATCATCACTCAGTAGGTAA